A genomic window from Silene latifolia isolate original U9 population chromosome 11, ASM4854445v1, whole genome shotgun sequence includes:
- the LOC141612925 gene encoding uncharacterized protein LOC141612925, protein MTNDTVTSDASYSNPHDDPMFLSNSDLSAMELGNTKFSGKNFLSWSRCVVMALVTKNKQGFLTGVVAMPALTSPKYSQWIRCDYMVRCWLLNSIDHDLKENFITCKSAKSLWTDLCERYGQSNAPLFFQLKKELRNISQENDSVVEYFTKLKRHWDDIDDLEAIPECDCGAMAKCSCNLYKKMLDLSVREKVLNFLMGLSDAYEHPRSNILAMDPLPPLNKVYSIIQQIESQKLISHIVSPSQDVSALNASRAAGHGKGPWNVWKRDDKKEEKKSKADDRWCYHCNKKGHLPESCFIKFPELKAKFLARFSGNAAGGSMFSQPTQDFQYPVAPSVSQYGAQYAPQYSQNQNQQSFVAAAQHQQHQHDSQSGFLQQHVPQQATPVQFDPAMLTALYNHMMQIQQAKNDSPVDFSDASVNFAGITLANQKACDICKDAWIIDSGATDHMTGHKHYFDCLELLRKPILIGLPDGSSQLVTYGGHITLESGIRLHNVLYVPAFKHNLLSVGKLLSTTQLLIRFFVDKCVIQDPASSIPVGVGLQERGLF, encoded by the coding sequence ATGACGAATGATACTGTAACCTCTGATGCTTCATACAGTAATCCTCATGATGATCCTATGTTCTTATCAAATTCTGATTTGTCTGCAATGGAGTTAGGCAACACGAAGTTTTCTGGTAAAAATTTCTTGTCCTGGAGCAGGTGTGTTGTTATGGCGTTAGTAACCAAAAATAAACAAGGTTTCTTGACTGGTGTTGTGGCTATGCCTGCATTGACCTCTCCAAAGTACTCTCAGTGGATTAGGTGTGATTACATGGTCCGTTGCTGGTTATTGAACTCCATTGATCATGATCTCAAGGAGAATTTCATCACTTGTAAGTCTGCTAAGAGTTTGTGGACTGATCTTTGTGAGAGGTATGGACAATCAAACGCACCTTTGTTTTTCCAATTAAAGAAAGAATTGAGGAATATTTCACAAGAAAATGATTCAGTTGTTGAATATTTTACTAAATTGAAACGTCACTGGGATGACATTGATGATTTAGAAGCAATACCTGAATGTGATTGTGGTGCTATGGCAAAATGTTCGTGTAATTTGTATAAGAAAATGCTTGATTTGTCCGTGAGAGAGAAGGTTCTTAACTTTCTCATGGGATTAAGTGATGCATATGAACATCCTAGGTCAAACATCCTTGCTATGGATCCTTTACCACCTCTTAACAAAGTTTATTCGATCATACAACAAATAGAGAGTCAAAAATTGATTTCTCACATAGTCAGTCCTTCACAAGATGTTAGTGCATTAAATGCTTCTAGAGCTGCTGGTCATGGTAAAGGTCCTTGGAATGTTTGGAAAAGAGATgataagaaggaagaaaagaagtcTAAGGCAGATGATAGATGGTGCTATCACTGTAACAAGAAAGGTCATCTTCCTGAGTCTTGTTTCATTAAGTTTCCTGAGTTGAAAGCTAAGTTTTTAGCCAGGTTTTCTGGTAATGCTGCTGGTGGATCTATGTTTAGTCAGCCTACTCAGGATTTCCAGTATCCTGTTGCTCCTTCTGTTTCCCAGTATGGTGCTCAGTATGCTCCACAGTACAGTCAGAATCAAAATCAGCAAAGTTTTGTGGCTGCTGCACAACATCAACAGCATCAACATGATTCTCAGTCTGGTTTTCTACAGCAACATGTTCCTCAGCAGGCCACACCAGTACAGTTTGATCCTGCAATGCTGACTGCTCTTTATAATCACATGATGCAAATACAACAGGCCAAGAATGATTCACCTGTTGATTTCTCGGATGCTTCAGTGAACTTTGCAGGTATCACTCTTGCTAATCAAAAAGCTTGTGATATTTGTAAAGATGCTTGGATTATTGACTCTGGTGCAACTGACCACATGACTGGTCATAAGCACTATTTTGATTGTTTGGAACTACTTAGAAAGCCAATTCTAATAGGCTTACCAGATGGATCATCTCAGTTAGTCACATATGGAGGTCATATTACACTAGAGTCTGGTATTAGATTGCATAATGTCTTATATGTTCCTGCATTCAAGCATAATTTGCTGTCAGTAGGGAAACTGTTGTCTACCACTCAATTGCTAATTCGATTCTTTGTGGATAAATGTGTGATTCAGGACCCTGCTTCTAGCATTCCTGTTGGTGTTGGTTTACAAGAAAGAGGCTTGTTCTAG
- the LOC141611087 gene encoding cytochrome c oxidase subunit 5b-1, mitochondrial-like: protein MFRRIVFSNLKTLISSSSSAISKPSSFLLSPRIATATAAATATAFIPRLFSSDSSVSKPTSKVEDVMPIATGHEREELEAELEGRDILEINHPEGPFGTKEEPAIVRSYYDRRIVGCPGGEGEDEHDVVWFWLEKDKPHECPVCTQYFKLEVVGPGGDPEGHDHDEDEHHH from the exons ATGTTTCGTAGAATCGTTTTCTCCaatctcaaaaccctaatttcttcttcttcttccgccATTTCCAAACCTTCATCATTTCTTCTTTCTCCTCGTATCGCGACCGCCACCGCCGCCGCGACAGCTACCGCTTTCATTCCGCGCTTATTTTCGTCCGATTCCT CGGTTTCGAAGCCGACATCGAAGGTTGAAGATGTGATGCCGATTGCTACTGGTCATGAGCGTGAAGAACTTGAAGCCGAGCTTgag GGAAGGGATATTTTGGAGATTAATCATCCTGAAGGTCCTTTTGGCACCAAG GAAGAACCTGCTATTGTGAGGTCTTACTACGACAGGAGAATTGTTGGATGCCCTGGAGGTGAAGGAG AGGATGAACATGATGTTGTCTGGTTTTGGCTGGAGAAAGACAAACCACATGAGTGTCCAGTGTGCACACAGTACTTCAAG CTGGAAGTAGTTGGCCCCGGTGGAGATCCCGAAGGGCATGACCATGATGAAGACGAACACCACCACTAA
- the LOC141611089 gene encoding uncharacterized protein LOC141611089 gives MSYSSYPTGSGSRQARRTFEFGRTHVVRPKGRHLATIIWLHGLGDNGSSVCQLLESLPLPNVKFICPTAPTRPVALLGGFTCTAWFDVTEISEDSPDDIEGLDASAAHIANLLSTEPADVKLGIGGFSMGAAVALYSATCFCVGKYANASFYPINLRAIVGLSGWLPGSRSVKSKIDASYDAARKAASLPILLCHGQSDEVVAYRYGERSAQALTSAGFRSLTFKCYDGLGHYTVPREMDEVCNFLVYRLGLENYH, from the exons ATGAGTTATTCAAGTTACCCAACCGGTTCTG GTTCGAGACAAGCTAGGAGAACATTTGAGTTCGGAAGGACACATGTTGTTAGGCCTAAAGGAAGACACCTTGCCACAATTATTTGGCTACATGGACTTGGTGATAACGGTTCAAG TGTATGTCAGCTCTTGGAATCACTGCCTCTTCCAAAT GTTAAGTTTATTTGTCCAACTGCGCCAACTCGACCTGTTGCATtgcttggtggatttacctgcaCTGCAT GGTTTGATGTAACAGAGATTTCTGAAGATAGTCCAGATGATATTGAAGGATTGGATGCATCTGCTGCACATATTGCGAATTTGCTGTCAACTGAACCCGCTGATG TTAAACTAGGAATCGGAGGATTCAGTATGGGAGCAGCAGTAGCCCTTTATTCTGCAACTTGTTTCTGTGTCGGAAAATATGCCAATGCAAGTTTCTATCCTATCAATCTAAGGGCTATAGTTGGCCTTAGTGGGTGGCTTCCTGGTTCAAG GAGTGTGAAGAGTAAGATAGACGCCTCGTATGATGCTGCAAGGAAGGCCGCGTCTTTGCCCATTTTGCTCTGTCATGGCCAAT CGGATGAAGTAGTTGCGTATAGATATGGGGAGAGATCAGCACAAGCCTTGACTTCAGCTGGGTTCCGCAGTCTCACATTTAAATGCTATGATGG GCTTGGACATTACACAGTGCCAAGGGAAATGGATGAAGTATGCAACTTTTTGGTGTATAGGTTGGGACTCGAGAACTACCACTGA
- the LOC141612924 gene encoding uncharacterized protein LOC141612924 has protein sequence MADRILAIPCCEVRQRDKIYWPRTTTGDYTVKSGYGLIFKDFMNRVGTVKDNSRLTDRGRLLCRSGLWNLPVPQMWKILLWKIITNVLPIGREFHRRNIEVDTSCSMCGGNQRVMETSEHLFRDCGLSSRIWAGSDLGIQVEGAWGVSISDWICNWIRFLSKREEGTREVILFIAILWAIWSVRNKIKFTDQVLTSQGITNMVFKVIQEQTNILWKSFTSRQHQTAHVIEEGTPQTEALAIRNGRPVCILGSPTGCAVVRMKVDASWNRNYETAFGWFASDATGRELDRRQARVRAESALPAEALGIRDIVMWAQERRIFHLDISSDCLQLVTQLAESEKGDHRITGILEDIRASFSFFHCLVFNFIPRRLNGLEHNLAKQDMIL, from the coding sequence ATGGCGGACCGAATTCTGGCTATACCATGTTGCGAAGTAAGGCAGAGGGATAAGATCTACTGGCCACGCACGACAACGGGAGATTATACAGTAAAGAGTGGATATGGTTTGATCTTTAAGGACTTCATGAACAGAGTAGGAACTGTGAAAGACAACAGTAGACTAACTGATCGGGGCCGACTACTATGTCGGTCAGGGCTTTGGAACTTACCTGTTCCTCAGATGTGGAAAATTCTCCTTTGGAAGATTATCACCAATGTTCTGCCTATCGGACGGGAATTCCATAGGCGAAATATTGAAGTGGACACCTCCTGCAGCATGTGTGGTGGTAACCAACGTGTGATGGAAACATCTGAGCACCTATTTCGAGATTGTGGTCTTTCCAGCCGAATTTGGGCGGGCTCTGACTTAGGCATTCAGGTGGAAGGGGCATGGGGAGTATCTATATCCGATTGGATATGCAACTGGATTCGTTTCCTCTCCAAACGGGAAGAGGGGACTCGAGAGGTGATACTTTTTATCGCTATCTTATGGGCTATATGGTCAGTGCGAAACAAAATAAAATTTACGGATCAGGTCCTTACATCGCAAGGTATCACCAATATGGTCTTCAAAGTTATCCAGGAGCAAACTAATATCTTGTGGAAGTCCTTCACTTCGAGACAACATCAGACTGCCCATGTTATTGAGGAAGGGACACCTCAAACGGAAGCTTTGGCTATTCGGAATGGTCGCCCGGTGTGTATTCTGGGTTCACCGACCGGTTGTGCGGTGGTACGTATGAAGGTTGATGCTAGCTGGAATCGTAATTATGAGACGGCTTTCGGATGGTTTGCTTCTGATGCCACAGGGAGGGAGCTGGACCGGAGGCAGGCACGTGTCAGGGCGGAATCGGCTTTACCGGCTGAAGCTTTGGGAATTCGTGATATTGTGATGTGGGCACAAGAGCGGCGGATTTTCCACTTGGATATTTCATCGGACTGCCTACAACTTGTCACTCAATTAGCGGAGTCAGAAAAGGGGGATCACAGGATTACGGGTATCCTTGAGGATATTCGGGCCTCCTTTAGTTTTTTTCACTGCTTAGTTTTTAACTTCATTCCTAGACGTCTTAATGGTCTTGAGCATAATCTAGCAAAGCAGGACATGATTTTGTAA